One window of Trifolium pratense cultivar HEN17-A07 linkage group LG5, ARS_RC_1.1, whole genome shotgun sequence genomic DNA carries:
- the LOC123886343 gene encoding F-box/FBD/LRR-repeat protein At3g52680-like — protein sequence MGTPKMVKYHPTHMTWPCFVHVPVFYNLTQMEIFSDLKLLSWPKKWMWILEMLQNTPKLQHLIIHEEIENGNDHEKEYSWWEDPKIAPECLSSQLKTCLFRNYRGNKCELRFAEYVMRSSKVLINMTIHYACVYTDFW from the exons ATGGgtactcctaaaatggtgaagtaccACCCTACGCATATG ACATGGCCCTGCTTTGTCCACGTCCCTGTTTTTTACAATCTAACTCAAATGGAGATATTCTCCGACTTAAAGCTTCTAAGTTGGCCTAAGAAGTGGATGTGGATTCTAGAAATGCTTCAAAATACTCCCAAGCTTCAACATCTTATCATTCATGAG GAGATAGAAAATGGGAATGATCATGAGAAGGAGTACAGTTGGTGGGAGGACCCAAAGATTGCTCCCGAATGCCTTTCATCTCAGCTCAAAACTTGCTTGTTTAGGAATTATAGAGGCAATAAGTGCGAGCTTCGATTTGCTGAATATGTTATGCGCAGTTcaaaagtattaattaacatgACAATTCACTATGCctgtgtttacactgatttttggtaa